A region from the Natronorubrum halophilum genome encodes:
- a CDS encoding alpha/beta hydrolase has product MNDILVPGGRDVRGTLETPDADDPDAIVVACPPHPQRGGSRSDRRLVAVGDAIREAGVACLRFDYGTWDEGYGEREDVRNAVRWAADRYDSVGLFGYSFGATLSLLAAATVDREIDAVSALAPTARLADDLDARAALEALECPVQICYGERDSTVDWEPVVERARARGDAVTALPADHFFVGQNGTIADAVGDFFERTLLESA; this is encoded by the coding sequence ATGAACGACATTCTCGTACCCGGCGGTCGCGACGTTCGCGGGACGCTCGAGACGCCCGACGCGGACGATCCGGACGCGATCGTCGTCGCCTGCCCGCCACATCCCCAACGCGGCGGTTCGCGCAGCGATCGGCGTCTCGTCGCGGTCGGCGACGCGATCCGCGAGGCGGGCGTCGCCTGCCTCCGCTTCGACTACGGTACGTGGGACGAGGGTTACGGCGAGCGCGAGGACGTTCGTAACGCCGTCCGGTGGGCCGCCGATCGCTACGACTCCGTCGGGCTGTTCGGCTACAGCTTCGGCGCGACACTCTCCCTGCTCGCCGCGGCGACTGTCGACCGCGAGATCGACGCCGTTTCCGCCCTCGCACCGACGGCTCGACTCGCCGACGACCTCGACGCCCGCGCTGCGCTCGAGGCCCTCGAGTGTCCGGTCCAGATCTGCTACGGCGAGCGCGATTCGACCGTCGACTGGGAACCGGTCGTCGAACGCGCTCGAGCGCGCGGCGACGCGGTCACTGCACTGCCGGCCGATCACTTCTTCGTCGGCCAGAACGGAACGATCGCCGACGCGGTCGGCGACTTCTTCGAACGGACGCTGCTCGAGTCCGCCTAA